AGGTCGTTGCCAGTTTTTATCAAAACCTTGATTGCATATGTGATCAAGGTTTTTTTATGTCCATACTTTTTTCCCTAGGGTTTGGGAGGTACATCAGTTTTCGAGATCAGTAGGTATTGAAGGAGTAACCCGGGATCAGTCTGTAAACTTGGGGGATTGAAAAAATCACGCATAAATTTTAGATAGTCTGTAGAGGAAAAATTCTACGTTTTGAACACCTCTGAATTGAGATCTAAAGGCCTTGATCTTGGCATTGAAAGATTCTGCTGACGCATTGGTACTTCGATGATCAAAGAAATTGAGGATACTCTGATAGTGGTTTTGTATTGTTCTGGCCACTGTGTTGAAGGACTTGAAGCCTGCCTTTTCTACCTTGTCATACCACTGTGCCAAACGAGTAAATGCAACTCCTTTGACCTTGCTACTTTGATAAATGTAAGCGAGTTCTCTTGAGAGTTTGTAGGCTTTTTCCAGTGAAGGATAGTGTTTGAAGAGTATCTCTGCACGGTGGACTTGTGAGACAGTCCAGTTGTGTTCGCTTTTGAAAAGCAAGTACCTGCTTCTAGCCAAAAGTTGCTTCTCTGTATCGCCATTTTCGAGTCGATGGGCAACATAAGACTTACCTGCTTCACGACTCAATTCAATTTCTTTATTTTCCTGATCAATGGCTTCCCATCTGTAAGCAATGCGCATTTCTTGTACCGCATCATAGGCCAATTTTTGAACATGAAAGCGGTCTGTTACTAACTGGGCTTTTGGAAAGCTGCGTCTAACTATTTTTTCCATGCTAGC
The DNA window shown above is from Reichenbachiella sp. 5M10 and carries:
- a CDS encoding transposase; protein product: MQWPQREHASDWILFPENMGTHLSIDETALSQGELYTIVTNKAAKGRKGSLVALVKGTDSEQVNAVLKQVDSTLRRKVQEVTLDMAASMEKIVRRSFPKAQLVTDRFHVQKLAYDAVQEMRIAYRWEAIDQENKEIELSREAGKSYVAHRLENGDTEKQLLARSRYLLFKSEHNWTVSQVHRAEILFKHYPSLEKAYKLSRELAYIYQSSKVKGVAFTRLAQWYDKVEKAGFKSFNTVARTIQNHYQSILNFFDHRSTNASAESFNAKIKAFRSQFRGVQNVEFFLYRLSKIYA